One genomic window of Actinomycetes bacterium includes the following:
- the rpsD gene encoding 30S ribosomal protein S4: MARYTGADCKRCRREKMKLFLKGAKCESPKCPIEIRPYPPGEHGRGRSKDSEYLLQLREKQKATRIYGVLEKQFRGYYDEANRKQGKTGENLLRILESRLDNVVYRAGFAKSRDMARQLVRHGHLTVNGRKVDIPSFRVSDNDIIEVRESSLELTPFIVARAEAGERPVPAWLEVIPTRMRILVHSLPARQVIDTPVQEQLIVELYSK, encoded by the coding sequence ATGGCTCGTTACACAGGTGCGGACTGCAAGCGCTGCCGCCGCGAGAAGATGAAGCTGTTCCTCAAGGGTGCGAAGTGCGAGTCGCCGAAGTGCCCGATCGAGATCCGTCCCTACCCGCCGGGTGAGCACGGTCGCGGTCGCTCGAAGGACAGCGAGTACCTCCTGCAGCTGCGGGAGAAGCAGAAGGCCACCCGCATCTACGGTGTGCTCGAGAAGCAGTTCCGTGGCTATTACGACGAGGCCAACCGCAAGCAGGGCAAGACCGGCGAGAACCTGCTGCGTATCCTCGAGAGCCGTCTGGACAACGTGGTCTACCGGGCCGGCTTCGCCAAGTCCCGGGACATGGCCCGCCAGCTGGTGCGCCACGGCCACCTCACCGTCAACGGCCGCAAGGTCGACATCCCGTCGTTCCGCGTGAGCGACAACGACATCATCGAGGTCCGTGAGAGCTCGCTCGAGCTCACGCCGTTCATCGTCGCGCGCGCCGAGGCCGGCGAGCGCCCGGTGCCGGCGTGGCTCGAGGTCATCCCCACCCGGATGCGCATCCTCGTCCACTCGCTCCCGGCCCGGCAGGTCATCGACACGCCGGTCCAGGAGCAGCTGATCGTCGAGCTCTACTCGAAGTAA
- the rpsK gene encoding 30S ribosomal protein S11, with amino-acid sequence MPPKSRQGAGAKKVRRKEKKNVAHGHAHIKSTFNNTIVSITDPLGNVISWASAGHVGFKGSRKSTPFAAQMAAENAARRAQEHGMRKVDVFVKGPGSGRETAIRSLQAAGLEVGTIQDVTPVPHNGCRPPKRRRV; translated from the coding sequence ATGCCTCCGAAGAGCCGTCAGGGCGCGGGCGCCAAGAAGGTGCGCCGCAAGGAGAAGAAGAACGTGGCCCATGGCCACGCCCACATCAAGAGCACCTTCAACAACACGATCGTCTCGATCACCGACCCCTTGGGCAACGTGATCTCGTGGGCCTCGGCCGGCCACGTGGGCTTCAAGGGCTCGCGCAAGTCGACGCCGTTCGCCGCACAGATGGCGGCCGAGAACGCGGCCCGGCGTGCCCAGGAGCACGGCATGCGCAAGGTCGACGTGTTCGTCAAGGGCCCGGGCTCCGGTCGCGAGACCGCGATCCGCTCGCTGCAGGCCGCCGGCCTCGAGGTCGGCACCATCCAGGACGTGACCCCCGTCCCGCACAACGGCTGCCGCCCGCCCAAGCGGCGCCGGGTCTGA